Proteins encoded within one genomic window of uncultured Draconibacterium sp.:
- a CDS encoding Gfo/Idh/MocA family oxidoreductase gives MKRFALIGAAGYIAKRHMRAIKETGNQLVCASDRFDVMGCMDSYFPEAEFFLEHENLDRFMDDQRMAGTPIDYVSICTPNYMHPTHIRFALRNGANAICEKPMVIHPDEMRIIKDIEAETGKRVYTILQLRHHPAILDLKRKVDLAGKDKFYKIDLNYITTRGKWYFKSWKGDVQKSGGIATNIGIHLFDMLIWIFGSVRDCKVNIYRPFKAVGTLKLENAEVNWHLSLDESDLPDQVKLGGKRTFRSMIVNDEEIDFTDGFTDLHTESYRHILAGNGFGVEDVRESIQLTEEIRDFG, from the coding sequence ATGAAACGATTTGCATTAATAGGGGCAGCCGGTTATATTGCTAAGCGGCACATGAGAGCAATTAAGGAAACGGGCAATCAGCTGGTTTGTGCTTCCGATCGTTTTGATGTGATGGGGTGCATGGACAGCTATTTCCCTGAGGCCGAGTTTTTTCTCGAACATGAAAATCTCGATCGCTTTATGGACGATCAGCGCATGGCCGGAACACCAATTGATTATGTAAGTATTTGTACGCCAAACTATATGCATCCTACGCACATTCGTTTTGCCTTGAGGAACGGTGCTAATGCCATTTGCGAAAAACCCATGGTGATACATCCCGACGAAATGCGGATTATCAAAGATATTGAAGCAGAAACCGGGAAACGCGTTTACACCATTTTGCAACTTCGTCATCATCCGGCCATTCTCGATTTAAAAAGGAAAGTCGACCTTGCCGGTAAAGATAAATTTTACAAGATTGATCTTAACTATATCACCACGCGGGGTAAGTGGTATTTTAAAAGCTGGAAAGGCGATGTGCAAAAATCAGGAGGAATAGCCACCAACATTGGTATTCACCTGTTTGATATGCTGATCTGGATATTTGGTAGTGTGCGCGATTGCAAAGTAAATATTTACCGGCCTTTTAAAGCAGTAGGCACTTTAAAACTAGAGAATGCAGAAGTAAACTGGCATTTGAGCCTTGATGAAAGCGACCTGCCCGATCAGGTTAAACTAGGTGGGAAAAGAACTTTCCGTTCGATGATAGTAAACGATGAAGAAATCGACTTTACTGATGGCTTTACAGATCTTCATACCGAATCATACCGCCATATCTTAGCCGGGAATGGTTTTGGGGTTGAGGATGTTAGGGAGAGTATTCAGTTGACGGAAGAGATTCGTGATTTTGGGTAG
- a CDS encoding asparagine synthase-related protein encodes MPDVKIEISKNTEQHDFFLADELKFDADNFVIENHLYEILIKGVSFNFTTLDATTNFRLFVNEYQQKGIEYLNSLRGSLCGSIYDKIKKEYIVFTNHIGDQKLYYAETANSIYIGSDLFELASSLRKESVKLNLNLNAAYSLLSFGYLIDNATLVSEIKRIPAGHYLYIDQNGNSQLLKYFELNNQPDSVSNDDDLVDELDNLFKKAVKREFEKDILYGFKHFSSISGGLDCRMTNWVAKKLGYNNVTTYTFSQYGYLDMSIAHEIAAYLGYEWIFKSLDPGDYLTNIDEMVRLTNAQITYSGSAHAQSMIKLLNLTDFGIIHSGQLGDVTIGTYSPLHAYRPASASNVKAMSRRFVDKVEVNWADYKNQELATYEIRGFNGILTGNFIFQPYTEVASPFLDIDFLNFCFSIPAEKRAYHQIYKKWILKKYPQAAQFKWESIDAKIDEKILHIRGKAVPFSKLARFIYNGIFYRLGKPVDGTHSAFNMNPFDYWYKTNNNLSKIFNNHFNDNIHLVQDNELQRDCELLFQQGAVIEKMQVLTLLSAIKQLSF; translated from the coding sequence ATGCCAGATGTAAAAATTGAAATATCAAAAAATACCGAACAACATGACTTCTTTTTAGCAGACGAATTAAAATTCGACGCCGATAACTTTGTAATTGAAAACCATCTGTATGAGATATTAATAAAGGGTGTCAGTTTCAATTTTACAACACTTGACGCTACCACAAACTTTAGGTTGTTCGTTAATGAATATCAACAAAAAGGGATAGAATATCTCAATTCATTGCGCGGTAGTTTATGTGGATCTATTTATGATAAGATAAAAAAAGAATATATAGTTTTTACCAACCACATTGGAGATCAAAAACTATATTACGCAGAAACAGCAAATTCAATTTATATTGGTTCTGATCTATTTGAGTTAGCCTCATCTCTTAGAAAAGAATCGGTAAAGCTAAACTTAAACCTTAATGCAGCCTATTCCCTGCTTTCATTTGGATACTTAATTGATAATGCAACTTTGGTTTCTGAAATAAAGAGAATTCCGGCTGGTCATTATCTATACATTGATCAAAATGGAAACAGCCAGCTCCTGAAGTATTTTGAACTCAACAACCAGCCTGATTCTGTTTCTAATGATGATGATTTAGTTGACGAACTGGATAATTTGTTCAAAAAAGCAGTAAAACGGGAATTTGAAAAAGATATTCTTTATGGATTCAAGCACTTTTCTTCTATCAGCGGAGGATTAGATTGTAGAATGACAAACTGGGTAGCAAAAAAATTGGGGTATAATAATGTTACAACATATACTTTCTCTCAATACGGTTATCTCGACATGAGTATTGCGCATGAGATTGCTGCTTATCTGGGATATGAATGGATCTTTAAGTCGCTGGATCCGGGAGATTATCTGACAAATATTGATGAAATGGTTAGATTAACTAATGCACAAATCACCTATTCCGGTTCTGCACATGCTCAAAGCATGATAAAATTACTTAATCTAACTGATTTCGGAATTATACATTCCGGTCAGTTAGGAGATGTTACTATTGGCACCTACTCTCCTCTTCATGCATATAGGCCAGCTTCTGCATCAAATGTAAAAGCAATGTCTAGAAGATTTGTTGATAAAGTAGAAGTTAACTGGGCTGACTATAAAAACCAGGAACTTGCTACATATGAGATCAGGGGATTCAACGGAATTTTAACCGGAAATTTTATTTTTCAACCATATACAGAAGTGGCTTCCCCTTTCTTGGATATCGATTTCCTTAATTTCTGTTTTTCTATTCCTGCTGAAAAAAGAGCTTACCATCAGATTTATAAAAAGTGGATATTAAAAAAATATCCTCAGGCTGCTCAATTCAAGTGGGAAAGTATTGATGCCAAAATCGATGAAAAAATCTTGCATATTCGGGGTAAAGCAGTTCCCTTTTCAAAACTTGCAAGGTTTATATACAACGGTATTTTTTATCGTTTAGGGAAACCAGTTGACGGAACACATTCGGCTTTTAATATGAATCCTTTTGATTACTGGTATAAGACAAATAATAATCTGTCAAAAATCTTCAACAATCATTTTAATGATAATATTCATTTAGTCCAAGACAATGAACTTCAAAGAGACTGTGAGTTACTTTTCCAACAAGGTGCTGTTATCGAAAAAATGCAGGTTCTCACTTTACTATCTGCCATTAAACAACTAAGCTTTTAA
- a CDS encoding lipopolysaccharide biosynthesis protein, whose translation MGIIIKQSIKGALWSYLGVGIGFITTAYLYPNYLTPEIVGLFALLLAWSDIFAQFSLLGFHGVTARLFPQFRDKAKGHNGFVFIAFVVMLSGFILFFVTFLLIRPWLVESNLEKSALFSQYVNIMIPLTFLALLFNLLDLLNKMLYNAVLGTFLKEFIQRILIFLILLLYIAGWLSPNALILAYAGAVGLKGAIIFFYLLFRKELNLQPQLSFVKPDLRREMISVAIYSILVGIGGSVVFQIDKIIINQVMGLGATGVYTIAFFFGTLVVIPSRTLLKISGTLIAEAFKRNDLKTISDIYHKSCLNQFIIAAFLFGGIWINIDNILEILGPDYIGGKWVIFFIGLGYLVDMATGANSQIISLSKYYKMGLWFLLILVVLVVSIMYLFIPIWGLSGAAAAIALAFLLNNLMRYFFLKIKYKMEPFNFKFLLVPLAFFCSWGISALIPSLQLIPDILLRSSVFTIVFSTLIYILNVSDDVNNLVSNVIKRG comes from the coding sequence ATGGGAATCATTATTAAACAATCTATTAAAGGTGCATTGTGGTCGTATTTGGGGGTAGGTATTGGTTTTATAACTACTGCATATCTTTACCCGAATTATTTGACACCTGAGATTGTTGGCTTATTTGCACTATTGCTGGCTTGGTCCGATATTTTTGCGCAATTTTCTCTTTTGGGATTTCATGGAGTAACTGCCCGGCTTTTTCCTCAATTCCGAGACAAGGCTAAAGGACATAACGGATTTGTTTTTATCGCTTTTGTGGTAATGCTTTCAGGATTCATTTTATTTTTTGTCACATTTCTTTTAATTCGACCATGGCTGGTGGAGAGTAACTTGGAAAAATCAGCCCTATTCTCACAATATGTGAATATAATGATCCCACTTACTTTTTTGGCCCTGCTTTTCAATTTGCTTGATCTCTTAAATAAAATGCTTTACAATGCAGTTTTGGGTACTTTTTTAAAAGAATTTATACAGCGGATTTTAATATTCTTGATTTTACTACTATATATTGCGGGTTGGTTATCACCAAATGCATTGATTCTTGCCTATGCCGGAGCTGTAGGGTTGAAAGGCGCTATTATTTTCTTTTATCTCCTATTTCGAAAGGAACTGAACCTTCAGCCACAACTTAGTTTTGTAAAGCCGGACTTAAGGCGAGAAATGATAAGTGTTGCTATTTACAGTATTTTGGTTGGAATTGGAGGTAGTGTTGTTTTTCAAATCGATAAGATTATAATCAACCAGGTGATGGGCCTAGGTGCCACTGGAGTGTATACCATTGCATTTTTTTTTGGAACCCTGGTTGTCATTCCTTCAAGGACTCTTTTAAAGATTTCAGGGACTCTAATTGCCGAAGCTTTTAAAAGGAATGATCTGAAGACCATCTCGGATATTTATCACAAGAGTTGTCTGAACCAGTTTATTATTGCTGCTTTTTTGTTTGGTGGAATATGGATTAATATCGATAATATTCTTGAAATTCTTGGGCCTGATTATATTGGAGGAAAATGGGTGATCTTTTTTATCGGATTAGGTTATCTTGTTGATATGGCGACTGGAGCTAATAGTCAAATTATTAGTCTTTCAAAGTATTACAAGATGGGACTCTGGTTTCTGTTAATACTGGTAGTATTGGTTGTGTCAATTATGTACTTGTTTATCCCTATCTGGGGGTTGAGTGGCGCAGCAGCAGCCATTGCCCTTGCTTTTTTGCTAAACAACTTGATGCGATACTTTTTTCTGAAGATAAAATATAAAATGGAACCATTTAACTTTAAATTTTTATTAGTGCCCTTGGCTTTTTTCTGTTCCTGGGGGATTTCAGCGTTAATCCCATCATTGCAATTAATTCCCGATATTTTGTTGAGAAGTTCAGTATTTACAATCGTTTTCTCTACGTTAATCTATATTCTCAATGTATCAGATGATGTAAATAATTTAGTCAGTAATGTTATAAAAAGAGGTTAG
- a CDS encoding TDP-N-acetylfucosamine:lipid II N-acetylfucosaminyltransferase: MSDQANFINQIVSFIKEKHTNFHPSTLTPKKLVTKETDTLYEQIINFKISLRSILFYLKYFPRILIYSIFSLLILLLNYRQGLKSIKCVFDAYGYIGKIQHAIISDFDLINIHYCTVKKSISILLLPKSSKIVLSFWGSDLFRTNGLSYNFWLRKALKRANTIHISSFEMRTSLLSEFGHELAPKIKFALFIPPFEQIQKINTLLSVPDKIDELKTKYKIKSNRCIMIGNNASRGNNHIEILDAIKDIVLKYNASIILPLTYSKNDNYLKQLKNYVHSHNIDAILLTEYLTNTDMAALKLISDIFITMQETDAMSAFFTESLYAETICIAASWLPYSTFKNSGVHYYQCPQFESLGELTENILENFNTEKQKCKNNPSLVASTFYDKKKLLRSWEEIYEI, translated from the coding sequence TTGTCCGATCAGGCAAATTTTATAAATCAAATAGTTTCTTTTATAAAAGAAAAACACACAAACTTTCATCCATCAACATTAACCCCTAAAAAACTGGTTACTAAAGAAACGGATACTTTATATGAGCAAATTATAAATTTTAAAATTTCTTTACGCAGCATTCTTTTTTATCTAAAATATTTTCCGAGAATTTTAATATACTCTATTTTCTCATTATTAATTCTATTATTGAATTATAGACAAGGATTAAAAAGTATCAAGTGTGTTTTCGATGCCTATGGATATATTGGAAAAATTCAGCACGCCATTATCTCTGATTTTGATCTCATCAATATCCACTATTGTACAGTAAAAAAATCTATTTCAATATTACTGCTTCCAAAAAGCTCTAAAATAGTTCTGTCGTTCTGGGGATCGGACCTCTTTCGTACAAACGGATTAAGTTACAACTTTTGGTTACGCAAAGCTTTAAAAAGGGCTAACACTATTCATATTTCGTCGTTCGAAATGCGCACCTCTTTGTTAAGTGAGTTTGGACATGAACTGGCCCCAAAAATAAAGTTTGCGCTATTTATTCCTCCGTTTGAACAAATTCAAAAGATAAATACGCTACTATCGGTACCTGATAAAATCGACGAATTAAAAACAAAATACAAGATTAAAAGTAACAGATGCATAATGATTGGCAATAATGCCAGCAGAGGTAATAATCATATCGAAATATTAGACGCAATAAAAGATATCGTACTCAAGTACAATGCAAGCATTATTTTACCACTTACATATAGTAAAAACGATAATTACCTAAAGCAATTAAAAAACTATGTTCATTCGCATAATATTGATGCTATCTTGCTCACGGAATATTTAACAAATACAGACATGGCAGCCCTTAAACTTATATCTGATATTTTTATCACCATGCAGGAGACCGATGCAATGAGCGCGTTTTTTACAGAATCGTTATATGCGGAAACCATTTGTATCGCTGCATCTTGGTTGCCATACAGTACCTTTAAAAATAGTGGAGTACATTATTATCAGTGCCCTCAGTTTGAGAGTTTAGGAGAATTAACCGAAAACATACTTGAAAACTTTAACACAGAGAAACAAAAATGTAAAAACAATCCGAGTTTGGTAGCTTCAACTTTTTATGACAAAAAAAAGTTGTTACGGAGTTGGGAGGAGATCTATGAAATTTAA